A DNA window from Sphingopyxis macrogoltabida contains the following coding sequences:
- a CDS encoding malonic semialdehyde reductase — protein sequence MSEPLSDSALDQLFRTARTYNGYIDKPVSEAQLHAIWDLMKYGPTSANALPARIIWCVSDEAKQKLAPLTMPANAEKILKAPVTAIIAMDNEFYEHLPELFPHTDARSWFAGNAAHAETTAFRNSSLQGAYFILAARALGLDTGPMSGFDNAAVDAAFFADQPNVKSNFISTLGYGDPASIFERSPRPDFGRFNSIA from the coding sequence ATGAGCGAGCCGCTTTCCGATAGCGCCCTCGACCAGCTGTTTCGTACCGCGCGCACCTATAACGGCTATATCGACAAGCCGGTATCGGAAGCGCAATTGCACGCGATCTGGGACCTGATGAAATATGGCCCGACCAGCGCCAACGCGCTGCCGGCGCGGATCATCTGGTGCGTTTCGGACGAAGCGAAGCAGAAGCTGGCGCCGCTCACCATGCCGGCGAACGCCGAAAAGATCCTGAAGGCGCCGGTCACCGCGATCATCGCGATGGACAATGAATTTTACGAGCATCTGCCCGAGCTGTTTCCGCACACCGACGCGCGGAGCTGGTTCGCGGGCAATGCGGCGCATGCCGAGACGACCGCGTTCCGCAATTCGAGCCTGCAGGGCGCCTATTTCATCCTCGCGGCGCGCGCACTCGGGCTCGACACCGGCCCGATGTCGGGCTTCGACAATGCGGCGGTCGATGCGGCCTTCTTCGCCGACCAGCCGAACGTGAAGAGCAACTTCATCTCGACCCTCGGCTACGGCGATCCGGCGAGCATTTTCGAACGCAGCCCGCGGCCCGATTTCGGCCGCTTCAACAGCATCGCCTGA
- a CDS encoding GNAT family N-acetyltransferase → MTAIRLATARVADLSAVMRVMEASFDPVYGEAWSAAQLLTLFALPSARVSLAWDGERPCGFAAARIAGPESELLLLAVDPDRRGQGVGKLLMDDWQQWALLEGADDYFLEMRADNDAVHLYQSAGFSECGRRPAYYRGADGVLRDAITMRRSGVRL, encoded by the coding sequence GTGACGGCGATCCGCCTTGCCACCGCGCGGGTCGCCGACCTGTCCGCCGTGATGCGCGTGATGGAGGCGTCCTTCGATCCCGTTTATGGCGAAGCGTGGAGCGCGGCGCAGTTGCTGACGCTTTTCGCGCTGCCGTCGGCGCGCGTTTCGCTTGCTTGGGATGGCGAGCGGCCCTGCGGTTTTGCCGCCGCACGCATCGCGGGGCCGGAGAGCGAGCTCTTGCTGCTCGCGGTCGACCCCGACCGGCGCGGGCAGGGCGTCGGCAAGTTGTTGATGGACGATTGGCAGCAATGGGCGCTGCTCGAAGGTGCCGACGACTATTTCCTCGAAATGCGCGCTGACAATGACGCCGTTCATCTTTACCAGAGCGCCGGTTTCTCGGAATGCGGGCGCCGGCCGGCCTATTACCGCGGCGCCGACGGCGTTCTGCGCGACGCGATTACCATGCGGCGGTCGGGCGTACGGTTATAA
- the tsaB gene encoding tRNA (adenosine(37)-N6)-threonylcarbamoyltransferase complex dimerization subunit type 1 TsaB, whose amino-acid sequence MRQLVIDSASEACSVALIVDGRVVDRRHEVIGRGHAERLVPLIAELEDGGRADIIVVGCGPGSFAGVRIGVAAARGLALGWQVPVHGFSTLALVAAGAADAIAAADGGLVVMEGGHGQWFVQPFAADLSPRAAVRSLLPDDAVLIEDALVVGNRAEPFVARRGSGRALSSLPDAAAFVRLPDAALFDDPSPIYGRAPDAKPMGAA is encoded by the coding sequence ATGCGGCAACTGGTCATCGATTCGGCGAGTGAGGCCTGTTCGGTGGCGTTGATCGTGGATGGACGCGTCGTCGATCGCCGTCACGAGGTTATCGGACGCGGCCATGCCGAACGGCTGGTGCCGCTGATCGCCGAGCTCGAGGACGGTGGCCGCGCCGATATCATCGTTGTCGGCTGCGGCCCGGGCAGCTTCGCCGGCGTGCGCATCGGCGTCGCGGCGGCGCGCGGGCTCGCGCTCGGCTGGCAGGTGCCGGTGCATGGCTTTTCGACCCTCGCCCTCGTCGCGGCGGGCGCTGCCGATGCGATCGCGGCTGCCGACGGCGGCCTTGTCGTGATGGAGGGCGGGCACGGCCAATGGTTCGTCCAGCCTTTCGCCGCCGACCTGTCGCCCCGTGCCGCGGTGCGATCATTGCTCCCCGACGACGCGGTGCTGATCGAGGATGCGCTTGTCGTCGGCAATCGGGCCGAACCTTTCGTCGCGCGCCGCGGTTCGGGGCGTGCCTTGTCTTCGCTACCCGATGCGGCGGCTTTCGTGCGGCTGCCCGACGCTGCTCTGTTCGACGATCCCAGCCCGATTTATGGCCGCGCGCCCGACGCCAAGCCGATGGGGGCGGCGTGA
- a CDS encoding NifU family protein: MLIETESTPNPATLKFLPGRAVMETGTRDFASPEEAEASPLATALFTLGDVTGVFFGRDFVSVTIAPGAEWADVKPDVLGIVMDHFLGGLPLFHPAAAGFSVPAEDEAGFADDPADADIIEQIKELIETRVRPAVANDGGDIVYRGFDKGNVYLKMQGACAGCPSSTATLKNGIESLLKHYVPEVTAVHAV, from the coding sequence ATGCTGATCGAAACCGAATCGACGCCGAATCCCGCGACGCTCAAATTCCTGCCCGGCCGGGCGGTGATGGAGACGGGAACGCGCGACTTTGCCAGCCCCGAAGAGGCCGAGGCGTCGCCGCTGGCGACCGCGCTCTTCACGCTCGGCGATGTCACCGGCGTTTTCTTCGGCCGCGATTTCGTCTCGGTGACAATCGCGCCGGGCGCCGAATGGGCCGATGTGAAGCCCGACGTGCTCGGCATCGTCATGGACCATTTCCTTGGTGGCCTGCCGCTGTTCCATCCCGCGGCCGCCGGCTTTTCGGTGCCGGCCGAGGATGAGGCCGGTTTTGCCGACGATCCCGCCGACGCCGACATCATCGAGCAGATCAAGGAACTCATCGAAACGCGCGTCCGCCCGGCGGTCGCCAACGACGGCGGCGACATCGTCTATCGCGGCTTCGACAAGGGCAATGTCTATCTGAAGATGCAGGGCGCGTGCGCCGGCTGTCCCTCGTCGACCGCGACGCTGAAGAACGGCATCGAATCGCTGCTCAAACATTATGTGCCCGAAGTGACGGCCGTCCACGCCGTCTGA